A stretch of the Ascaphus truei isolate aAscTru1 chromosome 4, aAscTru1.hap1, whole genome shotgun sequence genome encodes the following:
- the ELOVL4 gene encoding very long chain fatty acid elongase 4 — translation MMGAVSEIINDTLRLYSWSLSIADKRVEKWPMMQSPLPTLAISTLYLLIVWLGPRWMKNREPFQLRFLLIGYNFGMVILNFFIFKELFLGAKAAGYSYICQTVDYSDDVNEVRVASALWWYYISKGVEYFDTVFFILRKKLNQISFLHVYHHCTMFTLWWIGIKWVAGGQSFFGAHMNALIHVVMYLYYGLAACGPHLLKYLWWKRYLTILQLVQFHVTIGHTALSLYIDCPFPKWMHWALIVYAITFIALFANFYYRTYKEPKGHAKTGKSVTNGKAAMNGAVPNGITSKPDNKVGIENGRKKRKGKAKRE, via the exons ATAAACGTGTTGAGAAATGGCCCATGATGCAGTCTCCATTGCCTACTCTGGCTATAAGCACACTCTATCTCCTCATTGTGTGGTTGGGCCCCAGATGGATGAAGAACCGAGAACCATTCCAGTTGCGTTTCTTGTTGATTGGCTACAACTTTGGGATGGTTATCCTGAACTTCTTCATATTCAAAGAG CTGTTTTTAGGAGCAAAAGCTGCAGGATACAGCTATATATGTCAGACTGTAGATTATTCTGATGATGTTAATGAAGTCAGG GTAGCTTCAGCTCTGTGGTGGTACTATATCTCCAAAGGGGTGGAGTATTTTGACACAGTATTTTTCATACTGAGGAAGAAGTTAAACCAGATCAGCTTTCTGCACGTGTATCACCACTGTACCATGTTCACTTTGTGGTGGATCGGAATCAAGTGGGTGGCCGGAGGACAAT CCTTTTTTGGTGCACACATGAATGCTTTGATCCATGTTGTGATGTACTTGTATTATGGCCTAGCCGCCTGCGGACCACATCTTCTGAAGTATTTGTGGTGGAAGCGATATTTGACAATATTACAATTG GTTCAGTTCCATGTGACGATTGGCCACACTGCCCTATCCCTGTACATTGATTGCCCCTTTCCCAAGTGGATGCATTGGGCGCTGATTGTATATGCCATTACCTTTATTGCTCTTTTTGCTAACTTCTACTATCGGACATACAAAGAACCCAAAGGGCATGCAAAGACTGGAAAATCTGTCACAAATGGAAAAGCAGCCATGAATGGAGCAGTCCCTAATGGCATAACGAGTAAGCCAGACAACAAAGTGGGCATCGAAAATGGACGgaaaaagagaaagggaaagGCAAAGAGAGAATAA